In one Alosa alosa isolate M-15738 ecotype Scorff River chromosome 14, AALO_Geno_1.1, whole genome shotgun sequence genomic region, the following are encoded:
- the znrd2 gene encoding LOW QUALITY PROTEIN: protein ZNRD2 (The sequence of the model RefSeq protein was modified relative to this genomic sequence to represent the inferred CDS: deleted 2 bases in 1 codon), whose amino-acid sequence MALNGDDDYDWEPPTEAEMKVLEAQRERQDKISKLMGGYLLKGYKMLSDCCQQCATILLEDRQKNLYCVACQELDSDVDKDNPALNAQAALSQVRERQLASQPCLQSNGKRPCPSSGTTRPIRTLPRPEHCEGAASGLRVPAGATAGWPSTTTTPPAPAPAPALAPALPHPAAAPAPAPEHVFPQMNLYPSDRE is encoded by the exons ATGGCACTAAACGGAG ATGACGACTACGACTGGGAGCCGCCGACGGAGGCCGAGATGAAGGTGCTCGAGGCGCAGCGCGAACGGCAGGACAAGATCAGCAAGTTGATGGGCGGCTATCTGCTCAAGGGCTACAAGATGCTGAGCGACTGCTGTCAGCAGTGCGCG ACAATTCTCCTGGAGGACCGACAGAAAAACCTCTACTGCGTGGCCTGCCAGGAACTGGACTCAGACGTGGATAAAGAcaacccag CCCTGAACGCACAGGCGGCCCTCTCCCAGGTGCGTGAGCGTCAGTTGGCGAGCCAGCCGTGTCTGCAGTCCAACGGGAAGCGG CCCTGCCCCTCCAGCGGCACCACGCGGCCCATCCGCACGCTGCCCAGACCGGAGCACTGCGAGGGGGCTGCGTCCGGACTCAGAGTCCCAGCGGGAGCCACCGCCGGCTGgccatccaccaccaccaccccccctgcccctgcccctgcccctgccctcgCCCCTGCCCTTCCCCACCCCGCTGccgcccctgcccctgcccct
- the slc44a1b gene encoding choline transporter-like protein 1 isoform X1, with the protein MKDRDPQRWVKRTKREWRPLEDRSCTDLPWFLLFVLFCVGMGGICGFTVVTGGAARLVFGYDSYGNTCGQPNEQLYGVRLSGLDHRDRRFVFFLDPCNIDIVQRKIKSLALCVAECPGEELHTYADLKRFAMINGSELCSYELAGHKYPSHPDRWEKCPKLPVPQSKPLPVFNRCTPMDITCYAKFAEAVVTFVSDNSLLHRLIASVAASKEIIIGLCVLALVLSMILMVIIRYISAVLVWILTGLVVLGSLGGTSILWWLYIDHRLSVNDTQLEEPENEGVESEEEETKEKTHALLIYAIAATVFTVILLLLMLFMRKRVALTIALFRVAGKVFIHLPLLVLQPFLTFIVLLIFWIYWLLVLLFLGTSGDPIQNETGLIEFRLKGAKQYLTWYHAFGLVWVSEFILACQQMTIAGAVVTYYFTRDKGRLPITPILSSVLRLARYHLGTVAKGSFIITLVKIPRLILMYVHNQLKGKENACARCMLKACICCLWCLEKCLNYLNQNAYAATAINSTSFCVSARDAFVILVENALRVAAINTIGDFVLFLGKVLIVTCTAFAGVLALNYQRHYSEWLLPLLLVGLFAFLVAHCFLSVFEAVVDVLFLCFAIDTKYNDGTPGREFYMDKALMEFVENSRKSAAAADRGRGRAREEVELTAMVSEGEGDAGPDWPAPEWEELQEFQLYFLLVCVLVDWVVWEQPLVVCVTQDVLLFMCVSLPTSSLFLLASLLQPTHTHTAVGCQLSTASAEGASTEPTPPPPPAPAATSPRSLPPAACRGR; encoded by the exons ATGAAGGACCGGGACCCCCAGCGCTGGGTAAag CGGACCAAGAGGGAATGGAGGCCGCTGGAGGACCGGAGCTGTACCGACCTGCCGTGGTTCCTTCTCTTCGTGCTCTTCTGCGTGGGAATG GGTGGTATCTGTGGTTTCACCGTGGTAACGGGTGGCGCGGCACGGCTGGTGTTTGGTTACGACAGCTATGGCAACACGTGCGGTCAGCCCAATGAGCAGCTGTATGGAGTCCGACTCAGTGGCCTGGACCACCGCGATCGCAG gtttgtgtttTTTCTGGACCCGTGTAACATAGACATCGTGCAGCGTAAGATCAAGTCGCTGGCGCTGTGTGTGGCGGAGTGTCCAGGGGAGGAGCTACACACCTACGCTGACCTCAAACGCTTCGCCATGATCAACG gctcTGAGCTCTGCTCCTATGAGTTGGCCGGTCATAAGTACCCAAGCCACCCTGACCGCTGGGAGAAGTGTCCCAAACTACCAGTGCCCCagag TAAGCCGCTGCCGGTGTTTAACCGCTGCACTCCCATGGACATCACGTGCTACGCCAAGTTTGCCGAGGCGGTGGTGACGTTCGTGAGTGACAACAGCCTGCTGCACCGCCTGATTGCCAGCGTCGCCGCCAGCAAAGAGATCATCATCGGCCTCTGTGTCCTCGCACTAG tgctgtcTATGATCCTGATGGTCATCATCCGCTACATCTCGGCCGTGCTGGTGTGGATTCTGACCGGCCTGGTGGTGCTCGGTTCTCTTG gaggTACCAGTATTCTCTGGTGGCTGTACATCGATCACAGGTTGAGTGTGAACGACACTCAACTGGAGGAACCAGAGAACGAGGGGGTGGagtcagaggaggaggaaactAAAGAGAAAACACACGCACTCTTGATCTACGCCATCGCAGCCACCGTCttcact gtgatcctgctgctgctgatgctgttcATGAGGAAACGCGTGGCTCTGACCATCGCTCTGTTCCGTGTGGCCGGTAAAGTGTTCATCCACCTGCCCCTGCTGGTCCTGCAGCCCTTCCTCACCTTCATCGTCCTGCTCATCTTCTGGATATACTGGCTCCTGGTGCTCCTCTTCCTCGGGACCAGCG GTGACCCTATCCAGAATGAGACTGGCCTTATCGAGTTCCGCCTGAAGGGGGCCAAACAGTACCTGACCTGGTACCACGCCTTCGGCCTGGTGTGGGTCAGTGAGTTCATTCTGGCCTGCCAACAGATGACCATCGCTGGAGCTGTGGTTACATATTACTttacaag GGATAAGGGGCGGCTGCCCATCACCCCCATCCTGTCGTCGGTGCTGCGCTTGGCGCGCTACCATCTGGGCACCGTGGCTAAGGGCTCCTTCATCATCACACTGGTCAAGATCCCCCGACTCATCCTCATGTATGTCCACAACCAGCTCAAGGGCAAG GAGAATGCATGTGCTCGCTGTATGCTGAAGGCTTGTATTTGCTGTCTCTGGTGTCTGGAGAAGTGCCTCAACTATCTGAACCAG AATGCATATGCAGCGACAGCCATCAACAGCACAAGCTTCTGTGTGTCGGCACGTGATGCGTTTGTCATCTTGGTTGAGAACGCGCTGAGAGTGGCGGCCATTAACACCATAGGCGACTTTGTGCTCTTTTTGGgcaag gtgctgaTCGTGACGTGCACGGCGTTCGCGGGCGTGCTGGCGCTGAACTACCAGCGTCACTACAGTGAGTGGCTGCTGCCTCTCCTGCTGGTGGGGCTGTTCGCCTTCCTGGTGGCCCACTGCTTCCTGTCCGTctttgaggctgtggtggacgTGCTCTTCCTCTGCTTCGCCATCGACACCAAATACAACGACGGCACGCCGGGCAGAGAGTTCTACATGGACAAGGCTctcatg gaGTTTGTCGAGAACAGCAGGAAGTCTGCAGCAGCAGCCGATCGTGGGCGGGGTCGTGCTCGGGAAGAGGTGGAGCTTACAGCCAtggtgagtgagggagagggcgATGCGGGCCCTGATTGGCCTGCGCCCGAGTGGGAGGAGCTGCAGGAGTTCCAGCTGTATTtcctgttggtgtgtgtgctggtggacTGGGTGGTGTGGGAACAGccgctggtggtgtgtgtgacgcAAGACGTGCtgcttttcatgtgtgtgtcgctgcccacctcctctctcttcctgctcgCCTCACTGTTgcaacccactcacacacacaccgccgtgGGGTGCCAACTCTCCACAGCGTCTGCAGAGGGCGCCAGCACAGAgccaactccaccaccaccaccagcaccagcagcaacGTCACCACGCAGTTTACCCCCAGCTGCCTGCAGAGGGCGctaa
- the slc44a1b gene encoding choline transporter-like protein 1 isoform X3 codes for MKDRDPQRWVKRTKREWRPLEDRSCTDLPWFLLFVLFCVGMGGICGFTVVTGGAARLVFGYDSYGNTCGQPNEQLYGVRLSGLDHRDRRFVFFLDPCNIDIVQRKIKSLALCVAECPGEELHTYADLKRFAMINGSELCSYELAGHKYPSHPDRWEKCPKLPVPQSKPLPVFNRCTPMDITCYAKFAEAVVTFVSDNSLLHRLIASVAASKEIIIGLCVLALVLSMILMVIIRYISAVLVWILTGLVVLGSLGGTSILWWLYIDHRLSVNDTQLEEPENEGVESEEEETKEKTHALLIYAIAATVFTVILLLLMLFMRKRVALTIALFRVAGKVFIHLPLLVLQPFLTFIVLLIFWIYWLLVLLFLGTSGDPIQNETGLIEFRLKGAKQYLTWYHAFGLVWVSEFILACQQMTIAGAVVTYYFTRDKGRLPITPILSSVLRLARYHLGTVAKGSFIITLVKIPRLILMYVHNQLKGKENACARCMLKACICCLWCLEKCLNYLNQNAYAATAINSTSFCVSARDAFVILVENALRVAAINTIGDFVLFLGKVLIVTCTAFAGVLALNYQRHYSEWLLPLLLVGLFAFLVAHCFLSVFEAVVDVLFLCFAIDTKYNDGTPGREFYMDKALMEFVENSRKSAAAADRGRGRAREEVELTAMAPGPSSA; via the exons ATGAAGGACCGGGACCCCCAGCGCTGGGTAAag CGGACCAAGAGGGAATGGAGGCCGCTGGAGGACCGGAGCTGTACCGACCTGCCGTGGTTCCTTCTCTTCGTGCTCTTCTGCGTGGGAATG GGTGGTATCTGTGGTTTCACCGTGGTAACGGGTGGCGCGGCACGGCTGGTGTTTGGTTACGACAGCTATGGCAACACGTGCGGTCAGCCCAATGAGCAGCTGTATGGAGTCCGACTCAGTGGCCTGGACCACCGCGATCGCAG gtttgtgtttTTTCTGGACCCGTGTAACATAGACATCGTGCAGCGTAAGATCAAGTCGCTGGCGCTGTGTGTGGCGGAGTGTCCAGGGGAGGAGCTACACACCTACGCTGACCTCAAACGCTTCGCCATGATCAACG gctcTGAGCTCTGCTCCTATGAGTTGGCCGGTCATAAGTACCCAAGCCACCCTGACCGCTGGGAGAAGTGTCCCAAACTACCAGTGCCCCagag TAAGCCGCTGCCGGTGTTTAACCGCTGCACTCCCATGGACATCACGTGCTACGCCAAGTTTGCCGAGGCGGTGGTGACGTTCGTGAGTGACAACAGCCTGCTGCACCGCCTGATTGCCAGCGTCGCCGCCAGCAAAGAGATCATCATCGGCCTCTGTGTCCTCGCACTAG tgctgtcTATGATCCTGATGGTCATCATCCGCTACATCTCGGCCGTGCTGGTGTGGATTCTGACCGGCCTGGTGGTGCTCGGTTCTCTTG gaggTACCAGTATTCTCTGGTGGCTGTACATCGATCACAGGTTGAGTGTGAACGACACTCAACTGGAGGAACCAGAGAACGAGGGGGTGGagtcagaggaggaggaaactAAAGAGAAAACACACGCACTCTTGATCTACGCCATCGCAGCCACCGTCttcact gtgatcctgctgctgctgatgctgttcATGAGGAAACGCGTGGCTCTGACCATCGCTCTGTTCCGTGTGGCCGGTAAAGTGTTCATCCACCTGCCCCTGCTGGTCCTGCAGCCCTTCCTCACCTTCATCGTCCTGCTCATCTTCTGGATATACTGGCTCCTGGTGCTCCTCTTCCTCGGGACCAGCG GTGACCCTATCCAGAATGAGACTGGCCTTATCGAGTTCCGCCTGAAGGGGGCCAAACAGTACCTGACCTGGTACCACGCCTTCGGCCTGGTGTGGGTCAGTGAGTTCATTCTGGCCTGCCAACAGATGACCATCGCTGGAGCTGTGGTTACATATTACTttacaag GGATAAGGGGCGGCTGCCCATCACCCCCATCCTGTCGTCGGTGCTGCGCTTGGCGCGCTACCATCTGGGCACCGTGGCTAAGGGCTCCTTCATCATCACACTGGTCAAGATCCCCCGACTCATCCTCATGTATGTCCACAACCAGCTCAAGGGCAAG GAGAATGCATGTGCTCGCTGTATGCTGAAGGCTTGTATTTGCTGTCTCTGGTGTCTGGAGAAGTGCCTCAACTATCTGAACCAG AATGCATATGCAGCGACAGCCATCAACAGCACAAGCTTCTGTGTGTCGGCACGTGATGCGTTTGTCATCTTGGTTGAGAACGCGCTGAGAGTGGCGGCCATTAACACCATAGGCGACTTTGTGCTCTTTTTGGgcaag gtgctgaTCGTGACGTGCACGGCGTTCGCGGGCGTGCTGGCGCTGAACTACCAGCGTCACTACAGTGAGTGGCTGCTGCCTCTCCTGCTGGTGGGGCTGTTCGCCTTCCTGGTGGCCCACTGCTTCCTGTCCGTctttgaggctgtggtggacgTGCTCTTCCTCTGCTTCGCCATCGACACCAAATACAACGACGGCACGCCGGGCAGAGAGTTCTACATGGACAAGGCTctcatg gaGTTTGTCGAGAACAGCAGGAAGTCTGCAGCAGCAGCCGATCGTGGGCGGGGTCGTGCTCGGGAAGAGGTGGAGCTTACAGCCAtg
- the slc44a1b gene encoding choline transporter-like protein 1 isoform X2, with protein MGCCGSTERTKREWRPLEDRSCTDLPWFLLFVLFCVGMGGICGFTVVTGGAARLVFGYDSYGNTCGQPNEQLYGVRLSGLDHRDRRFVFFLDPCNIDIVQRKIKSLALCVAECPGEELHTYADLKRFAMINGSELCSYELAGHKYPSHPDRWEKCPKLPVPQSKPLPVFNRCTPMDITCYAKFAEAVVTFVSDNSLLHRLIASVAASKEIIIGLCVLALVLSMILMVIIRYISAVLVWILTGLVVLGSLGGTSILWWLYIDHRLSVNDTQLEEPENEGVESEEEETKEKTHALLIYAIAATVFTVILLLLMLFMRKRVALTIALFRVAGKVFIHLPLLVLQPFLTFIVLLIFWIYWLLVLLFLGTSGDPIQNETGLIEFRLKGAKQYLTWYHAFGLVWVSEFILACQQMTIAGAVVTYYFTRDKGRLPITPILSSVLRLARYHLGTVAKGSFIITLVKIPRLILMYVHNQLKGKENACARCMLKACICCLWCLEKCLNYLNQNAYAATAINSTSFCVSARDAFVILVENALRVAAINTIGDFVLFLGKVLIVTCTAFAGVLALNYQRHYSEWLLPLLLVGLFAFLVAHCFLSVFEAVVDVLFLCFAIDTKYNDGTPGREFYMDKALMEFVENSRKSAAAADRGRGRAREEVELTAMVSEGEGDAGPDWPAPEWEELQEFQLYFLLVCVLVDWVVWEQPLVVCVTQDVLLFMCVSLPTSSLFLLASLLQPTHTHTAVGCQLSTASAEGASTEPTPPPPPAPAATSPRSLPPAACRGR; from the exons ATGGGATGCTGCGGCAGCACGGAG CGGACCAAGAGGGAATGGAGGCCGCTGGAGGACCGGAGCTGTACCGACCTGCCGTGGTTCCTTCTCTTCGTGCTCTTCTGCGTGGGAATG GGTGGTATCTGTGGTTTCACCGTGGTAACGGGTGGCGCGGCACGGCTGGTGTTTGGTTACGACAGCTATGGCAACACGTGCGGTCAGCCCAATGAGCAGCTGTATGGAGTCCGACTCAGTGGCCTGGACCACCGCGATCGCAG gtttgtgtttTTTCTGGACCCGTGTAACATAGACATCGTGCAGCGTAAGATCAAGTCGCTGGCGCTGTGTGTGGCGGAGTGTCCAGGGGAGGAGCTACACACCTACGCTGACCTCAAACGCTTCGCCATGATCAACG gctcTGAGCTCTGCTCCTATGAGTTGGCCGGTCATAAGTACCCAAGCCACCCTGACCGCTGGGAGAAGTGTCCCAAACTACCAGTGCCCCagag TAAGCCGCTGCCGGTGTTTAACCGCTGCACTCCCATGGACATCACGTGCTACGCCAAGTTTGCCGAGGCGGTGGTGACGTTCGTGAGTGACAACAGCCTGCTGCACCGCCTGATTGCCAGCGTCGCCGCCAGCAAAGAGATCATCATCGGCCTCTGTGTCCTCGCACTAG tgctgtcTATGATCCTGATGGTCATCATCCGCTACATCTCGGCCGTGCTGGTGTGGATTCTGACCGGCCTGGTGGTGCTCGGTTCTCTTG gaggTACCAGTATTCTCTGGTGGCTGTACATCGATCACAGGTTGAGTGTGAACGACACTCAACTGGAGGAACCAGAGAACGAGGGGGTGGagtcagaggaggaggaaactAAAGAGAAAACACACGCACTCTTGATCTACGCCATCGCAGCCACCGTCttcact gtgatcctgctgctgctgatgctgttcATGAGGAAACGCGTGGCTCTGACCATCGCTCTGTTCCGTGTGGCCGGTAAAGTGTTCATCCACCTGCCCCTGCTGGTCCTGCAGCCCTTCCTCACCTTCATCGTCCTGCTCATCTTCTGGATATACTGGCTCCTGGTGCTCCTCTTCCTCGGGACCAGCG GTGACCCTATCCAGAATGAGACTGGCCTTATCGAGTTCCGCCTGAAGGGGGCCAAACAGTACCTGACCTGGTACCACGCCTTCGGCCTGGTGTGGGTCAGTGAGTTCATTCTGGCCTGCCAACAGATGACCATCGCTGGAGCTGTGGTTACATATTACTttacaag GGATAAGGGGCGGCTGCCCATCACCCCCATCCTGTCGTCGGTGCTGCGCTTGGCGCGCTACCATCTGGGCACCGTGGCTAAGGGCTCCTTCATCATCACACTGGTCAAGATCCCCCGACTCATCCTCATGTATGTCCACAACCAGCTCAAGGGCAAG GAGAATGCATGTGCTCGCTGTATGCTGAAGGCTTGTATTTGCTGTCTCTGGTGTCTGGAGAAGTGCCTCAACTATCTGAACCAG AATGCATATGCAGCGACAGCCATCAACAGCACAAGCTTCTGTGTGTCGGCACGTGATGCGTTTGTCATCTTGGTTGAGAACGCGCTGAGAGTGGCGGCCATTAACACCATAGGCGACTTTGTGCTCTTTTTGGgcaag gtgctgaTCGTGACGTGCACGGCGTTCGCGGGCGTGCTGGCGCTGAACTACCAGCGTCACTACAGTGAGTGGCTGCTGCCTCTCCTGCTGGTGGGGCTGTTCGCCTTCCTGGTGGCCCACTGCTTCCTGTCCGTctttgaggctgtggtggacgTGCTCTTCCTCTGCTTCGCCATCGACACCAAATACAACGACGGCACGCCGGGCAGAGAGTTCTACATGGACAAGGCTctcatg gaGTTTGTCGAGAACAGCAGGAAGTCTGCAGCAGCAGCCGATCGTGGGCGGGGTCGTGCTCGGGAAGAGGTGGAGCTTACAGCCAtggtgagtgagggagagggcgATGCGGGCCCTGATTGGCCTGCGCCCGAGTGGGAGGAGCTGCAGGAGTTCCAGCTGTATTtcctgttggtgtgtgtgctggtggacTGGGTGGTGTGGGAACAGccgctggtggtgtgtgtgacgcAAGACGTGCtgcttttcatgtgtgtgtcgctgcccacctcctctctcttcctgctcgCCTCACTGTTgcaacccactcacacacacaccgccgtgGGGTGCCAACTCTCCACAGCGTCTGCAGAGGGCGCCAGCACAGAgccaactccaccaccaccaccagcaccagcagcaacGTCACCACGCAGTTTACCCCCAGCTGCCTGCAGAGGGCGctaa
- the slc44a1b gene encoding choline transporter-like protein 1 isoform X4, which translates to MDITCYAKFAEAVVTFVSDNSLLHRLIASVAASKEIIIGLCVLALVLSMILMVIIRYISAVLVWILTGLVVLGSLGGTSILWWLYIDHRLSVNDTQLEEPENEGVESEEEETKEKTHALLIYAIAATVFTVILLLLMLFMRKRVALTIALFRVAGKVFIHLPLLVLQPFLTFIVLLIFWIYWLLVLLFLGTSGDPIQNETGLIEFRLKGAKQYLTWYHAFGLVWVSEFILACQQMTIAGAVVTYYFTRDKGRLPITPILSSVLRLARYHLGTVAKGSFIITLVKIPRLILMYVHNQLKGKENACARCMLKACICCLWCLEKCLNYLNQNAYAATAINSTSFCVSARDAFVILVENALRVAAINTIGDFVLFLGKVLIVTCTAFAGVLALNYQRHYSEWLLPLLLVGLFAFLVAHCFLSVFEAVVDVLFLCFAIDTKYNDGTPGREFYMDKALMEFVENSRKSAAAADRGRGRAREEVELTAMVSEGEGDAGPDWPAPEWEELQEFQLYFLLVCVLVDWVVWEQPLVVCVTQDVLLFMCVSLPTSSLFLLASLLQPTHTHTAVGCQLSTASAEGASTEPTPPPPPAPAATSPRSLPPAACRGR; encoded by the exons ATGGACATCACGTGCTACGCCAAGTTTGCCGAGGCGGTGGTGACGTTCGTGAGTGACAACAGCCTGCTGCACCGCCTGATTGCCAGCGTCGCCGCCAGCAAAGAGATCATCATCGGCCTCTGTGTCCTCGCACTAG tgctgtcTATGATCCTGATGGTCATCATCCGCTACATCTCGGCCGTGCTGGTGTGGATTCTGACCGGCCTGGTGGTGCTCGGTTCTCTTG gaggTACCAGTATTCTCTGGTGGCTGTACATCGATCACAGGTTGAGTGTGAACGACACTCAACTGGAGGAACCAGAGAACGAGGGGGTGGagtcagaggaggaggaaactAAAGAGAAAACACACGCACTCTTGATCTACGCCATCGCAGCCACCGTCttcact gtgatcctgctgctgctgatgctgttcATGAGGAAACGCGTGGCTCTGACCATCGCTCTGTTCCGTGTGGCCGGTAAAGTGTTCATCCACCTGCCCCTGCTGGTCCTGCAGCCCTTCCTCACCTTCATCGTCCTGCTCATCTTCTGGATATACTGGCTCCTGGTGCTCCTCTTCCTCGGGACCAGCG GTGACCCTATCCAGAATGAGACTGGCCTTATCGAGTTCCGCCTGAAGGGGGCCAAACAGTACCTGACCTGGTACCACGCCTTCGGCCTGGTGTGGGTCAGTGAGTTCATTCTGGCCTGCCAACAGATGACCATCGCTGGAGCTGTGGTTACATATTACTttacaag GGATAAGGGGCGGCTGCCCATCACCCCCATCCTGTCGTCGGTGCTGCGCTTGGCGCGCTACCATCTGGGCACCGTGGCTAAGGGCTCCTTCATCATCACACTGGTCAAGATCCCCCGACTCATCCTCATGTATGTCCACAACCAGCTCAAGGGCAAG GAGAATGCATGTGCTCGCTGTATGCTGAAGGCTTGTATTTGCTGTCTCTGGTGTCTGGAGAAGTGCCTCAACTATCTGAACCAG AATGCATATGCAGCGACAGCCATCAACAGCACAAGCTTCTGTGTGTCGGCACGTGATGCGTTTGTCATCTTGGTTGAGAACGCGCTGAGAGTGGCGGCCATTAACACCATAGGCGACTTTGTGCTCTTTTTGGgcaag gtgctgaTCGTGACGTGCACGGCGTTCGCGGGCGTGCTGGCGCTGAACTACCAGCGTCACTACAGTGAGTGGCTGCTGCCTCTCCTGCTGGTGGGGCTGTTCGCCTTCCTGGTGGCCCACTGCTTCCTGTCCGTctttgaggctgtggtggacgTGCTCTTCCTCTGCTTCGCCATCGACACCAAATACAACGACGGCACGCCGGGCAGAGAGTTCTACATGGACAAGGCTctcatg gaGTTTGTCGAGAACAGCAGGAAGTCTGCAGCAGCAGCCGATCGTGGGCGGGGTCGTGCTCGGGAAGAGGTGGAGCTTACAGCCAtggtgagtgagggagagggcgATGCGGGCCCTGATTGGCCTGCGCCCGAGTGGGAGGAGCTGCAGGAGTTCCAGCTGTATTtcctgttggtgtgtgtgctggtggacTGGGTGGTGTGGGAACAGccgctggtggtgtgtgtgacgcAAGACGTGCtgcttttcatgtgtgtgtcgctgcccacctcctctctcttcctgctcgCCTCACTGTTgcaacccactcacacacacaccgccgtgGGGTGCCAACTCTCCACAGCGTCTGCAGAGGGCGCCAGCACAGAgccaactccaccaccaccaccagcaccagcagcaacGTCACCACGCAGTTTACCCCCAGCTGCCTGCAGAGGGCGctaa